A part of Planococcus sp. MB-3u-03 genomic DNA contains:
- a CDS encoding alpha/beta family hydrolase, translated as MSFTIFFIWSQDTFEAVDADQIEIEEVIEPEDGWYIYRADNAEKGLILYPGAKVEPEAYAYLAQELSKQNITVAIPSVRLNLSILDVSKADEIIESDDSIEWYVSGHSMGGAAAAMYADQQLDRVNGLILLGAYAASNDYLSESNLPALSISGSEDGLSTPEKIKENSPNLPETTDFIEIPGGNHAYFGVYGSQSGDNEAQITVSEQQEIILELIVDWLENDHSLSEEE; from the coding sequence GTGAGCTTCACTATCTTTTTTATCTGGTCTCAAGATACATTTGAAGCGGTAGATGCTGATCAAATCGAAATAGAGGAAGTTATCGAACCCGAGGATGGGTGGTATATCTATCGGGCCGATAATGCAGAAAAAGGGTTGATCCTCTACCCTGGTGCAAAAGTCGAGCCTGAAGCATATGCCTACTTAGCACAAGAATTATCGAAGCAAAATATTACAGTCGCTATCCCTTCAGTGAGATTAAATTTATCCATTCTAGATGTTTCAAAAGCGGATGAAATCATCGAAAGTGACGACAGCATCGAGTGGTATGTCTCGGGTCATTCCATGGGAGGCGCAGCAGCCGCTATGTATGCCGATCAGCAGTTGGATCGCGTCAACGGGCTCATATTACTCGGGGCATACGCAGCAAGCAATGACTATTTAAGCGAATCCAACTTACCCGCTTTATCCATAAGCGGTTCAGAAGATGGCTTAAGTACGCCTGAAAAAATTAAGGAAAACAGCCCAAACTTGCCAGAAACAACGGATTTCATTGAAATTCCAGGCGGAAACCACGCGTATTTTGGCGTATATGGTAGTCAGTCCGGCGACAATGAAGCTCAGATCACCGTCAGTGAACAACAAGAAATCATCCTAGAGTTAATTGTGGATTGGTTAGAAAATGATCATTCCTTAAGTGAAGAGGAATAA
- a CDS encoding GNAT family N-acetyltransferase: MTIALEKKYIPFANYFSMATNPTLALHLTEIEKIMGQSLPNSAYLNQSWWKKTKAPAKHFHAWLDNGYIVKEFKSNRYVSFERIDLLTKNDENKDHANEDILFVRPAGHSDARFLAELQKNIEGESDFLLYGKEERALSTQKVRKQIIEWNQRGHSIVFLAILNGEHVGYLMVTGNEAKRATHRAALLLGIQADAQGKGIAYSLLQKAEEWAITKAISRLELTVSEENIPARKLFEKMEYKPEGIRNNSIIINNKLHNEIYMAKFLDY, encoded by the coding sequence ATGACGATAGCGCTAGAAAAGAAGTACATTCCATTTGCAAATTATTTTTCCATGGCAACAAACCCAACCCTTGCGTTGCACCTGACTGAAATTGAAAAGATTATGGGACAGAGCCTGCCTAATAGTGCTTACTTAAATCAAAGTTGGTGGAAAAAGACGAAAGCACCGGCCAAGCATTTCCATGCTTGGCTAGATAACGGCTACATAGTCAAGGAGTTCAAGTCAAATCGGTATGTTAGTTTTGAAAGGATAGATCTTTTGACTAAAAACGATGAAAATAAGGATCATGCGAATGAGGATATTTTGTTCGTTCGTCCAGCTGGACATAGTGATGCTCGTTTTCTCGCAGAATTGCAGAAAAATATAGAAGGAGAATCGGACTTTCTATTGTATGGAAAAGAAGAACGAGCACTGTCTACACAAAAAGTGAGAAAGCAGATTATTGAGTGGAATCAACGCGGCCATTCAATTGTTTTTCTTGCTATTTTAAATGGAGAGCACGTCGGTTATTTGATGGTCACAGGGAATGAGGCCAAACGGGCTACTCATCGTGCAGCCTTGCTTCTTGGGATTCAAGCTGATGCGCAAGGTAAAGGAATTGCTTACTCTCTTCTTCAAAAAGCAGAGGAATGGGCTATCACAAAAGCCATCAGTCGTCTCGAGCTGACTGTTTCAGAAGAAAACATTCCAGCTCGGAAGCTCTTCGAAAAAATGGAGTATAAACCGGAAGGCATTCGCAACAACTCAATAATTATCAACAATAAACTACACAATGAAATTTACATGGCCAAGTTTTTGGACTACTAG